From a single Scylla paramamosain isolate STU-SP2022 chromosome 28, ASM3559412v1, whole genome shotgun sequence genomic region:
- the LOC135115145 gene encoding uncharacterized protein LOC135115145: protein MIVSPAPTVCSPSPLAPRKSSPQPPAAYPASPQSPPQSIPAPSTPAPRYSSPSPLAPHSFLSPKPANTPALSQPPAQSQPGFSTHPGSFFTCRAAANTPCQFLIDFNPRPQALVAAAGRGRDLGLKWADIASR from the coding sequence ATGATCGTGTCCCCAGCACCAACAGTTTGCAGCCCCAGTCCCTTAGCCCCCCGCAAATCCAGTCCCCAGCCCCCAGCAGCCTACCCCGCCAGCCCCCAGTCCCCACCCCAAAGCATCCCAGCACCCAGCACCCCAGCACCTCGGTACTCGAGCCCCAGCCCCCTAGCACCCCACTCCTTTCTCAGCCCCAAGCCAGCCAACACCCCAGCCCTCTCTCAGCCCCCAGCCCAGTCTCAGCCGGGCTTCTCAACCCACCCCGGCTCATTTTTCACGTGCCGGGCCGCCGCCAATACACCGTGTCAATTCCTGATTGACTTCAACCCTCGCCCGCAGGCTCTGGTGGCCGCGGCTGGGCGAGGGAGAGACTTGGGGCTTAAGTGGGCGGATATAGCGTCCCGCTGA